Proteins encoded by one window of Paenibacillus sp. DCT19:
- a CDS encoding PLP-dependent aminotransferase family protein: protein MHIELKRGSRTKLYIQIALTLADRIRSGLIEPGTRLPSVRKLTSDLGVSLVTVSKAYAELEAIQLITCSQGKGCYVRGVQESERSENIDKMYPVQGNGEKNTPWNWQMALVDYLPRAQLWRHFDASPQVRYELHMSAIQPELLPTREIIESAYRLSSDHPERMAAYGSFQGDRELRQTFADHFAERGLQVMPERMLITSGTQQGIDLVARTFVGPGDVVYMEAPTYTGAIDVFTSRGAKIITVPMDDEGMRIDLLTRLCDTHPPKLIYTIPTFHNPTGITMSAQRRAQLLNLAQSYHCLILEDDPFSDLYFRDPPPASIKSMDTTGHVVYLKTFSKVLSPGCRVACAIADGSVLTRLVAAKSTADLGSPLLTQKALQSFIQHQYSLYIRKLRDELCARLRAASAVLEAHAPPGMFWVLPDGGLNLWLQLPDGMDMRELHRHALAAGVSFLPGSACYVGEPDTSSLRICFTVTDQEHLCEGLRVLCHVIANEAPLKGGASADRLPLI from the coding sequence ATGCATATCGAACTGAAACGGGGAAGTCGCACGAAATTGTACATACAGATTGCACTTACTCTTGCAGATCGTATCCGATCTGGGCTTATTGAACCAGGAACCCGTCTGCCATCCGTCCGAAAGCTCACCTCAGACCTTGGTGTAAGTTTAGTGACGGTGTCCAAAGCATATGCGGAGCTTGAAGCAATTCAATTAATTACGTGTTCTCAAGGCAAAGGTTGTTATGTTCGGGGAGTGCAGGAGTCCGAGAGAAGCGAAAATATAGATAAAATGTATCCTGTTCAAGGAAACGGGGAGAAAAACACACCGTGGAACTGGCAGATGGCACTAGTAGATTATTTACCCCGGGCTCAGCTCTGGCGACACTTCGACGCTTCCCCACAAGTGCGGTATGAGCTCCATATGTCTGCCATCCAGCCTGAATTGTTGCCTACACGCGAGATTATTGAGAGTGCTTATCGCCTCTCTTCAGATCATCCGGAACGGATGGCTGCATATGGTTCGTTCCAAGGAGATCGAGAGCTTCGTCAGACGTTTGCGGATCATTTTGCAGAAAGAGGTCTGCAGGTTATGCCTGAGCGCATGTTAATTACTAGCGGTACGCAGCAAGGCATTGATCTGGTGGCTCGGACATTTGTAGGTCCTGGTGATGTGGTTTACATGGAAGCCCCGACGTACACGGGAGCCATCGATGTATTTACGAGCAGAGGCGCCAAAATTATTACCGTACCAATGGATGATGAAGGGATGCGCATTGATCTGTTGACGAGGTTATGCGATACTCATCCGCCGAAGTTAATCTATACCATTCCAACATTTCATAATCCCACGGGCATCACGATGAGTGCTCAAAGGCGAGCACAGTTGCTGAATTTGGCTCAAAGCTACCATTGCCTCATTCTGGAGGATGATCCGTTCTCTGATCTTTATTTCCGCGATCCGCCTCCAGCCTCCATTAAGTCGATGGATACAACCGGGCATGTCGTATACCTGAAAACGTTCAGCAAAGTATTATCACCAGGTTGTCGTGTCGCCTGTGCTATTGCAGATGGGAGTGTCCTAACCCGATTGGTAGCTGCGAAATCTACGGCAGATCTAGGCAGTCCGCTGTTAACTCAAAAAGCGTTGCAGTCCTTCATTCAGCATCAGTATAGCCTGTACATCCGCAAGCTTCGAGATGAGCTGTGCGCTAGATTGCGTGCGGCATCGGCTGTCTTAGAAGCACATGCACCACCAGGCATGTTCTGGGTTTTACCGGACGGAGGGTTGAACCTGTGGTTGCAACTGCCTGATGGCATGGACATGCGGGAACTGCACAGACACGCGCTGGCAGCAGGGGTTTCCTTTTTGCCGGGCTCAGCTTGTTATGTAGGGGAACCGGACACTTCGAGTCTGCGAATTTGTTTCACAGTGACAGACCAGGAGCATTTGTGCGAAGGTCTGCGTGTCTTATGTCATGTGATCGCAAACGAAGCCCCGCTTAAGGGAGGGGCGAGTGCGGACAGGCTCCCGCTTATTTAA
- a CDS encoding YaiI/YqxD family protein, whose product MGGLGLSELNVRHIVVDGDACPVKAEIAETARRFKIPVLLVSSFDHLLQGGEGVRTVQVDRSDQSADLYIANHIKPCDVVITQDYGLAALALGKRCYVLSFRGREFNDRDIDFMLDSRHTAAKARKRGHYGKGPKPFTEQDREIFQHKLTKLLKDLQENV is encoded by the coding sequence CTGGGTGGTCTGGGATTGAGTGAGTTGAATGTACGCCACATTGTTGTAGATGGCGATGCTTGCCCGGTTAAGGCCGAGATTGCGGAAACGGCTCGTCGTTTCAAAATTCCTGTGCTGCTGGTTTCTTCTTTTGACCATCTGCTTCAAGGTGGAGAAGGGGTTCGCACGGTTCAGGTAGATCGTAGTGACCAAAGCGCTGACCTATATATTGCGAATCATATTAAGCCTTGCGATGTGGTCATTACACAGGATTATGGTTTGGCTGCGCTCGCTTTAGGCAAGCGTTGTTATGTTTTATCATTTCGTGGTCGTGAGTTTAACGATCGTGACATTGATTTCATGCTTGATTCCCGCCACACTGCGGCTAAAGCACGAAAAAGAGGTCACTATGGGAAAGGGCCAAAGCCTTTCACAGAGCAGGATCGTGAAATATTTCAACATAAACTGACAAAACTTTTAAAAGATTTGCAGGAGAATGTGTAA
- a CDS encoding S8 family peptidase → MSKPKWINWVIAAGVGTLALTLLLPTSNNRTLPEHSALPDAPHVEQGNKQRLKVQDVKKTDLLTRMDAKQHLSTMLEKTSSMSDSELRKYVQDLQHSHTHIRSLMFMDNTSGSQRHQFGKDLPQGSKLEQQRFDHSLSLAKKAVMKRQSFESSSFSMGKEKYFVLGQPSKDGKQAVIALFSQNVLNAVEQHQRKNLRMIPYPREGKFKIESVHPDTLNEITVKTGHDNANASHFYENEIVIRFRQEPGERDMRIIKSDLRTQSARKLGYTYVFRSEHMNYEQLHSYFERKWNPLYMEPHYMYLTNETLSEKDNSAEVTVPNDILFTDYQWNLPAIETNRGWNISKGNKDVIVAVVDTGVDVNHPDLKGKLLEGYNVIDPASKPLDDVGHGTHVAGIIGAIVNNNEGVAGMSWYNNVLPVKVLDSSGSGTTYAVAEGIIWAADHGAKVINMSLGNYADAQFLHDAIKYAFDRDIVLIAATGNDNTERPGYPAAYPEVFAVSATDPDMNKASYSNYGDYVDVMAPGTSIASTYPDNQYAALSGTSMASPHVAALAGLIRSINPDLTNTEVMDLMRQSVIDLGDPGHDKYYGYGQVDVYKALQAASSNSAPLQFWPQHVRQQMDNTMKKYTK, encoded by the coding sequence ATGTCTAAACCAAAATGGATTAACTGGGTTATCGCTGCAGGTGTAGGAACACTTGCACTAACCCTGCTTCTACCAACATCCAACAATCGCACACTGCCAGAACACAGTGCGTTACCTGATGCTCCTCACGTGGAGCAAGGGAATAAACAGCGCCTGAAAGTACAAGACGTAAAAAAAACGGATCTCCTCACCCGAATGGATGCGAAACAGCATCTAAGCACGATGTTAGAGAAAACCTCCAGCATGTCAGATTCAGAATTGCGTAAGTATGTGCAAGACCTTCAACATTCTCACACACACATTCGTTCTCTCATGTTCATGGACAATACATCCGGTTCACAGCGTCACCAGTTTGGCAAAGACCTGCCACAAGGAAGTAAATTGGAGCAACAACGATTCGATCATTCTCTTAGCCTAGCCAAAAAAGCCGTTATGAAACGTCAGAGCTTCGAGTCGTCTTCATTTTCCATGGGAAAAGAAAAGTACTTTGTGCTAGGTCAGCCTTCCAAAGATGGCAAACAAGCAGTCATCGCCCTATTCAGCCAAAACGTGCTTAATGCAGTCGAACAGCACCAACGTAAAAATCTACGTATGATTCCTTATCCTCGAGAAGGCAAATTCAAAATCGAATCGGTGCATCCGGATACCTTAAACGAAATCACGGTCAAAACAGGGCATGATAACGCAAATGCCAGCCATTTTTATGAAAATGAAATCGTAATTCGTTTCCGACAGGAGCCGGGTGAACGTGACATGCGTATCATTAAATCTGACTTGCGAACACAGTCTGCTCGCAAATTGGGATACACGTATGTTTTCCGGTCAGAACATATGAATTATGAACAGCTGCATTCCTATTTCGAACGTAAATGGAATCCACTTTATATGGAGCCCCACTACATGTATTTAACCAATGAAACACTGTCTGAAAAGGATAATTCGGCCGAAGTCACCGTTCCTAACGATATTTTGTTCACCGATTATCAATGGAACCTGCCTGCGATCGAAACCAACCGAGGGTGGAACATTTCAAAAGGAAACAAGGATGTTATTGTGGCCGTGGTGGATACCGGGGTAGACGTCAATCACCCTGATCTCAAAGGTAAGCTGCTTGAAGGATACAATGTAATCGACCCAGCTAGTAAACCTCTTGATGATGTCGGTCATGGTACACACGTTGCTGGAATTATCGGGGCGATCGTTAACAACAATGAGGGTGTAGCTGGAATGAGCTGGTACAATAATGTACTTCCAGTTAAAGTTCTGGATAGTTCGGGTTCAGGCACGACATATGCTGTTGCTGAAGGGATTATCTGGGCAGCAGATCATGGAGCCAAGGTCATTAACATGAGCTTAGGAAACTACGCCGATGCTCAATTTCTTCATGATGCAATCAAATATGCATTTGACCGCGACATTGTGCTGATCGCCGCCACAGGTAACGATAATACAGAACGTCCAGGGTATCCGGCTGCCTATCCTGAAGTATTTGCCGTCTCTGCTACTGATCCTGACATGAATAAAGCCTCTTACTCCAACTATGGAGACTACGTTGATGTCATGGCACCAGGCACAAGCATTGCGAGCACCTACCCGGACAACCAGTATGCCGCATTGTCGGGAACATCCATGGCGAGTCCCCATGTGGCCGCGCTTGCTGGTTTAATTCGTTCGATTAATCCTGATCTAACGAATACTGAAGTGATGGATCTTATGCGCCAGAGCGTGATTGACCTTGGCGATCCTGGTCACGATAAATATTATGGATACGGCCAAGTGGATGTCTACAAAGCATTGCAAGCGGCATCGAGCAACAGTGCCCCTCTGCAATTTTGGCCACAACATGTGAGACAGCAAATGGACAATACGATGAAAAAATATACGAAGTGA
- the rpoD gene encoding RNA polymerase sigma factor RpoD, with the protein MANDQHTELETELTLDQVKDQLIESGKKRASLNYKEIIEKLSPFEQDAEQMDEFYEQLSDLGIDVVNENDEEVTLRPSEDSENNNREEGDEFHFDDDLSLPPGIKINDPVRMYLKEIGRVPLLSADDEVELAKRIENGDEEAKRRLAEANLRLVVSIAKRYVGRGMLFLDLIQEGNMGLIKAVEKFDHKKGYKFSTYATWWIRQAITRAIADQARTIRIPVHMVETINKLIRVSRQLLQELGREPTPEEIAAEMDLSVEKVREITKIAQEPVSLETPIGEEDDSHLGDFIEDQEALAPADAAAYELLKEQLEDVLDTLTEREENVLRLRFGLDDGRTRTLEEVGKVFGVTRERIRQIEAKALRKLRHPSRSKRLKDFLE; encoded by the coding sequence ATGGCGAATGATCAGCATACTGAACTAGAGACAGAATTGACGCTGGATCAGGTTAAAGATCAATTGATTGAATCAGGTAAGAAAAGAGCTTCGCTAAATTACAAAGAAATTATTGAAAAACTCTCCCCGTTTGAGCAGGACGCAGAGCAAATGGATGAGTTCTATGAGCAATTGAGCGATCTCGGTATTGATGTTGTTAACGAGAATGATGAAGAGGTAACTCTTCGTCCGAGCGAGGATTCGGAAAACAACAACAGAGAAGAGGGCGATGAGTTCCACTTTGATGATGATCTGAGCTTGCCTCCAGGCATCAAAATCAATGACCCTGTCCGTATGTATCTCAAAGAAATTGGTCGTGTCCCGCTATTGTCCGCAGACGATGAGGTAGAACTCGCTAAACGGATTGAGAATGGGGACGAGGAAGCGAAGCGTCGTTTGGCTGAAGCCAACTTGCGACTCGTTGTCAGCATCGCTAAGCGTTATGTTGGACGCGGCATGTTGTTCCTCGATCTGATTCAAGAAGGTAACATGGGTCTGATCAAAGCAGTTGAGAAGTTCGACCACAAAAAAGGTTACAAGTTTAGTACGTACGCGACATGGTGGATTCGCCAAGCGATCACTCGTGCCATTGCTGACCAAGCACGGACAATTCGTATCCCTGTACACATGGTAGAAACGATTAATAAGCTGATCCGGGTATCCCGTCAGCTATTACAAGAGCTTGGGCGTGAACCAACACCAGAAGAAATCGCTGCTGAAATGGATCTGAGTGTTGAGAAAGTGCGTGAAATTACGAAGATTGCACAGGAACCGGTTTCCCTTGAAACGCCAATTGGTGAAGAAGATGATTCCCATCTGGGCGATTTCATTGAGGATCAGGAGGCATTGGCTCCTGCTGATGCTGCCGCGTATGAACTGTTGAAAGAGCAACTTGAGGATGTTCTGGATACATTGACTGAACGGGAAGAAAATGTACTTCGTCTGCGCTTCGGTCTCGATGATGGACGGACGAGAACACTAGAAGAAGTCGGCAAAGTATTTGGCGTTACGCGTGAGCGGATTCGTCAGATCGAAGCCAAAGCTCTTCGTAAATTGCGTCACCCGAGTCGCAGTAAACGACTCAAGGATTTCCTCGAATAA
- the dnaG gene encoding DNA primase produces the protein MSTGQGGIPESIIESVLQQNDIVDTVSRFVHLTKQGKYMKGLCPFHSEKTPSFTVTPEKQIFYCYGCGTGGNAIKFRMEIEGLSFPEAVKTMAEESHISMGDWQGRESAHVNPETERLLEAYELTAKLYHFLLKNTEHGKAAMDYLRSRGFNDKLIDHFQIGYAPNRWDTVVQFLEKRNFPLEEMEKGGLLSPRNEGQGYVDRFRDRVMFPINGRSGKPIAFAGRILGDGQPKYLNSPETRLFNKSRVLYNLHHAKNAIRKQSQAILFEGYGDVISAWDQDIHNGIAAMGTALTENQALMLKGMCNEVIICYDGDRAGQAAALKNFPILEEAGLQVKVALIPEGLDPDDFIRKHGGERFRNQIIDGAVTTTKFKLINLKKNHILLEGGGQIAYSKEAVKLIAPLPSPTEREVYLRELAAEVDVSFETLKQECNEEREAMKNNEQFGDNNSKRWNNGRQQNRQVPTPNLLPAYHAAERKLIAWMLQDDEAAQYVNEHLGEAFNLDDHAAIAAYLYAYYAQGKPPDTSRFMSSLHDDRLEKTVSSISMMDGPGEWSVQVLDDCIREVLKYPRKKEYDLKKEEMIAAERAGDSVRAAQIAIEMIALERQ, from the coding sequence ATGAGTACCGGACAAGGCGGTATACCGGAAAGTATTATTGAATCGGTGTTACAGCAGAATGATATTGTCGATACGGTGAGTCGATTTGTGCATCTGACCAAGCAGGGGAAATATATGAAAGGCCTCTGCCCTTTTCATTCTGAGAAGACGCCTTCGTTTACAGTTACACCAGAGAAACAAATTTTCTATTGCTACGGCTGCGGCACGGGTGGAAATGCCATCAAATTTAGGATGGAAATCGAAGGGTTATCCTTTCCCGAGGCTGTTAAGACGATGGCAGAAGAAAGCCATATTTCAATGGGTGACTGGCAAGGGCGTGAATCTGCTCATGTGAATCCGGAGACTGAGCGTCTGCTGGAGGCATACGAGCTTACCGCGAAGCTGTATCATTTCTTATTGAAAAATACAGAGCATGGCAAAGCGGCTATGGATTATTTACGCTCACGGGGCTTCAATGACAAGCTGATTGACCATTTCCAGATTGGTTACGCACCTAATCGCTGGGATACCGTGGTTCAATTTTTGGAGAAACGCAATTTTCCGCTTGAAGAGATGGAGAAGGGCGGTCTTCTGTCACCGAGAAATGAAGGTCAAGGTTATGTGGATCGATTCCGTGACAGAGTCATGTTTCCGATTAATGGCAGGAGCGGGAAACCAATTGCATTTGCAGGTCGCATTTTGGGAGATGGGCAGCCTAAGTATCTTAATTCTCCGGAAACCCGGTTGTTTAACAAAAGCCGAGTGCTCTACAATCTGCATCATGCCAAGAATGCAATTCGTAAACAAAGTCAAGCCATACTATTTGAAGGATACGGTGACGTTATCTCCGCTTGGGATCAAGACATCCATAACGGTATAGCAGCAATGGGAACCGCACTTACCGAGAATCAGGCTTTAATGCTGAAAGGCATGTGCAATGAGGTTATTATCTGTTATGACGGCGACCGAGCTGGACAGGCTGCAGCGCTCAAAAACTTCCCTATTCTTGAGGAAGCAGGGCTGCAAGTTAAAGTAGCACTCATTCCTGAAGGGCTTGACCCGGATGATTTTATCCGCAAGCATGGTGGCGAACGATTCCGGAACCAGATTATAGATGGTGCCGTAACGACAACAAAATTTAAGCTTATAAACCTTAAGAAAAACCATATACTGCTAGAAGGTGGCGGACAAATCGCTTATTCAAAGGAAGCTGTGAAACTTATTGCACCTTTGCCTTCCCCGACAGAACGGGAAGTTTACCTTCGTGAGCTTGCTGCAGAAGTCGACGTTTCGTTTGAAACATTGAAGCAGGAGTGCAACGAAGAGCGAGAAGCCATGAAAAATAACGAGCAGTTTGGGGATAATAATTCGAAAAGGTGGAATAATGGTAGGCAACAAAATAGGCAGGTGCCTACACCTAATCTGTTGCCGGCTTATCACGCTGCTGAGCGTAAGCTGATTGCCTGGATGCTTCAGGACGACGAGGCTGCCCAGTATGTTAACGAGCATCTTGGTGAAGCTTTCAACTTGGATGATCATGCAGCTATTGCTGCTTATCTATATGCCTACTATGCGCAAGGCAAACCCCCGGATACTAGCCGCTTCATGTCTTCGCTGCATGATGACCGCCTTGAGAAGACGGTCAGTTCAATCTCGATGATGGATGGTCCGGGTGAATGGAGTGTTCAAGTGCTCGACGATTGCATCAGAGAAGTGCTGAAGTATCCGCGTAAGAAAGAGTACGACTTGAAGAAAGAAGAAATGATTGCTGCAGAGCGTGCAGGTGATTCTGTACGTGCGGCACAAATTGCAATTGAAATGATTGCCCTAGAGAGACAGTGA
- a CDS encoding Nif3-like dinuclear metal center hexameric protein gives MFAKGQTVIQLMEQLAPKHLAVPDDRIGLQLGSLQKEITHVLVALDVTDEVVEEAIRIGANLIIAHHAIIFRPVKSLTTDTPMGKLYEKLIKHDIAVYISHTNLDVAEGGMNDWMAEAIGIDSKESLEDVHTDHLFKLAVFVPRTHHEQVLNAILEAGAGSIGQYNKCSFNTEGTGTFVPGEGTQPFIGTQGQMERVEEMRIETVVPQSLRSQVIQAMLKAHPYEEVAYDLYPMDLKGRTLGLGRLGPLKQSMTLEELVDVVKTQLDVSHVRVVGDLSRKVKKAAVLGGSGSRYTLTARFKGADVIVTGDIDYHTAHDALMAGMSIIDVGHNAEKIMKPKTADWLRERLVHKRYETQVTASEVNTEVFRFL, from the coding sequence ATGTTTGCCAAAGGTCAAACTGTAATTCAATTGATGGAGCAGCTTGCTCCCAAACATTTAGCTGTACCTGATGACCGAATCGGACTGCAGCTGGGGAGTCTGCAAAAGGAAATAACACACGTTCTTGTTGCTTTGGATGTCACTGATGAAGTAGTTGAGGAAGCGATTCGCATAGGTGCCAATCTCATTATTGCGCATCATGCCATTATATTCCGTCCAGTTAAATCTCTAACAACCGATACACCTATGGGAAAACTGTACGAAAAGCTGATTAAGCATGATATTGCGGTGTACATCAGTCATACGAACCTAGACGTAGCAGAGGGCGGTATGAACGATTGGATGGCAGAAGCGATCGGAATCGATAGCAAAGAGTCACTGGAAGATGTACATACGGATCATCTTTTCAAGCTGGCGGTATTCGTTCCTCGTACACATCATGAACAAGTGTTAAACGCTATTCTAGAAGCAGGCGCTGGCAGCATTGGGCAGTATAACAAGTGTAGCTTCAATACAGAAGGAACGGGTACATTTGTACCTGGAGAAGGCACACAGCCTTTTATTGGTACTCAGGGACAGATGGAACGTGTAGAGGAAATGCGTATCGAGACGGTTGTGCCGCAAAGTCTGCGTAGTCAGGTTATACAAGCGATGTTAAAGGCTCACCCTTATGAAGAAGTTGCATACGACCTGTATCCTATGGATTTAAAAGGCCGTACGCTTGGTCTGGGGCGCTTGGGACCGCTCAAACAATCAATGACACTCGAAGAGCTGGTTGACGTCGTGAAGACCCAACTGGACGTGTCTCACGTCCGCGTGGTAGGAGACTTAAGCCGTAAGGTGAAAAAGGCGGCAGTTCTTGGTGGTTCAGGTAGCCGTTATACACTTACCGCACGCTTCAAAGGAGCAGATGTGATCGTAACTGGGGATATCGATTATCATACGGCTCACGATGCGTTGATGGCAGGCATGAGCATCATTGATGTTGGACATAATGCCGAGAAAATTATGAAGCCAAAAACAGCCGATTGGCTGCGGGAGCGCTTAGTTCATAAACGTTATGAAACACAGGTGACAGCATCAGAGGTAAATACAGAAGTATTCCGTTTCCTCTAA